The stretch of DNA GACCCCCATTTCAGCGCAGGCGTGCCGTCGCCCGACGTGAAAAGGTTGTGGGTGCGGAAATACACGTGGTCGGGCGCGAGTTTGCCAAGGGTCGCCAGCGTGGTTCGCCCGTCCTTCATCGTCGCATAGTTCGGCTCGTCTGCGCCGAAGAAACGCCACACCGGTTCCACGGGCCGTTCTGGACGACCGGCATCGACCTCCACGACGACAGGAAACGCGTCGGCAGCATGTGTCGGGTCGGCTCTTGCGGGAGCGAGAATGGCGACCGCCGCAGCACCGATCATCACCAACCGCATCATGCTGTCGTCACCTGCTCCTGCGGCGGCGAACACGATGCGAACGATGTCGTCTCCGACCATGCGAGCGGCGCGATGGCGGACAGTCCAGAATGCTCGGTCCGATCGAACGCTATCATCTGGGCCTCACTTCGTCGTTCGGGGAGCAAGCCATCCGCCGTCGGCCAGCCAGTCCTGCAAGCGATCCGGCCAATGCAGGATCGAAATCCGGTCCGACTCGTCGAGGTTGAACGCGTGGCCGCTGTCCGCATACATATGGAGTTCGGCTGACACGCCGCTCTTGCGCAGCTGTTCATAAAGCGCGACCGTGGGCGCCGCACAGCAGGGATCGCGGCTGCCGGCCACCAGGAAGGCCGGCGGCGCGTTCTTGACGGCGGTGGCTGGGATGCCGCGCGGTCCGGGGAAGACGAGGACCTGGAAATCGGGGCGCGCGGATTGCTTGTCGACGGCATCGCCGGCGCCGCTTCGTGCTGGCTCGGGATTGTCTGCGATCAGCGAAACGAGTTCGCCGCCGGCTGAAAAGCCCATCGCACCGACGCGCGACGAGTCGATACCATAATCGGCGGCATGCGCGCGGACCCAGCGGAGCGCGCGTCGTGCATCGTCCGCGGCATCGCCCTCGACCGAGTATTTCGAACCAGGCTCGTTCGCGAGCCGGTATTTGAGCACGAAGGCGGTGACGCCCATGCGGTTGAGCGCCGTCGCGACCTTGGTGCCTTCATTGGTCCACACCAGCAGTTTGTGACCACCGCCGGGCATGATCACCACCGCGGCCCCGTTGCGGTGCGCAGGCGCGGCGGGGAAGGCGATCAGCGACGGATCGTGGATGTTGCGAACCCAATAGTCGCGCGCAACTTCGGCCTCGCCGCGACGGGCAGCCGATCCCGGCGCGCCGTTCGGCCACAGCTTGATCATGGTGTAGTGCGGCGGCTGTTCGGGTGCGGGATCCTGCGCGCCGAGCGGAGCGGCCACGAGCAGTGCGACGGCCGTGAGCAGGACACGCTTCATTTGGCCTCTCCAGCCGCGGCCACTGCCGCACGCGCGGTGAGGATCAAGGTCGACGTCGTGCTGACGGTATAGTCGTTTTGGAACCACAGGAACGACCATTCGGTCTTGGCGATACCCTTGTGTGACACACATCTCTCCTGTCGAATGGCGGGGCCCATGGCGCGCTTGGTCGCGCGGCGGATCGTCACTGCGCCGGTTTCAGCCAGCCATGCATCGCCATCCAGCGGGTGAACTCATCGAACCAGCCCGTGCTCGTCGTCGTCTTGGGGTACATGCCGAAGCCGTGTCCGCCCTGTTCGAACAGGTGGAATTCGACCGGGCGCTTGGCCGCACGCCAGCTCTCGATCAGTCCGAAGCCGCTATTGCCGAAGAAGGGATCGTCCGCCGCGAGCGCAACGAACATCGGCGGTGCGTCGGCGGGAACCGTCATGGCGGCGAGCGGGCCGTAGATGTTGCCGATGAACGCCGGTTTCGCATCCTGTCCCGCGACGGTCGTCGCCATCGTCAGCATCGCACCTGCCGAAAACCCGACCATCCCGATGCGGGCGGGATCGACATGCCATTCGCCGGCGCGCGTGCGGACCAGCGCAAACGCCGCCCGTGCGTCGGCGATCTGCGGCGCAAGGCCCGCCATCATCGCCGCAGCGCTCGGACGTGGCGGCTGCGTGCCTCGTGGCGCCGGCTGCGCGAACGTAGCGAGATCCTGCGGTGTCGGGTTCAGGCGATATTTCAGGACGAACGCAGCGACGCCCCGGGCGGCAAGCGCACGCGCCACGTCCCAGCCCTCATTCTGCATCGACAGTGTCTGGAACCCACCGCCTGGCGCGACGATCACTGCGGTACCGGTGGCCTTGCCAGGATCCGGCAGGAAGGGGGTCAGCGTCGCGACAGTGACGTTGCGTGCGAACACGCTGCCATATTGGCGGTGCCACGCCTCCGGTGCGGTCGCGCCAGCGAGTTTACCGGTACCAAGGACAATCGCGCTTGGCTGCGTGGGGATGGCGATCGGGGCCATGACGTCGGTTTGCGCCAGTGCTGGCGTGGTCATGACGATCGTCAGCGCGGACAGATACACAAAAGGCTGGCCGATCCATCGATGGACGGCACGCACGTGGATCCCGAATCCCATAGTCACTCTCCCGATTTTATCGTTCTTTTCCCGACGATATCGATAGCGCTACCACAGTACAATGATTCGAGTTCGTTCTCAGCGGCTAGGTTGGCCCTGATCCTGACAACAACCAACGCCGTTTTTTAGAAGGCATGGGGCCCGTGCAGCGCGATGACGAGGAGAAGCAATGGGCGAGCCTGGTCGCTGCCTTCTCGGAGGAGGCCTACTGATAGTACCCCCTGATAGAAGGACCGTAAGTACAGTTGAACCGGTCCGCCGTCTGTGGTTTCATGACGGTTTAGGGGGCTAGCCGCATGAAAATTAGACAGGCCCTATGCGGCGTTGTTTTTGCCGCGACTGCGGCAGCGGCCGTTGCGCAGCATTCCGAACCCATGCCGCTGCCGTCGGAGGAGCCGGCGCTTGCTGTCCTGACTCGGTCGTCGACGGCTGCTTCTGATACCGAGCGTCTCGAGCTGATCGATCGGGCGCTGGCGCTGCTGCTTCAGCCCACCGCCTTTCGCGGTTCGATCCTGTGCTACAAAGGCGCGGTTCTCGACCATATGGGGCGCCGCCAGGAGGCCCGGGCTGCGTTCGACCAATGCCGCCAGCTTCGACCCGACGATCCCCGTGTGTTGATAACCATCGCGTTCGATAATGCTCAGGACCAGAAGCCAGTAGAGGCCGCCGAGCTCATCATGCGCGCGGTGGCGGTCGATCCGCATGCCGCGGATTATGTCGACCCGTCTTCGATGGACACCGTCCTGCGTCAGCTGCGTTATGCGCGGCAAGACAGGCTGGCGAACGACCTGCTCGCCGGGTTGGCGACGACCGGCTATGCCCGCCTCAATCCCAGCGCGTTTTCGGACGCGGCCTTCGCGGCAGTGCTGAGCCGTGTGCAGGACAGAAACGTGAGAGGCGCGGTGCAGATGCTGCCGTCGGTCATCGCGCCCGAGCCTGGCGTGAAGATGCTGATCGATCGGCAATTCGAGGCGATCTGGCCCAGCGTCGAGCAATGGGCGGGCGGCGATCTCTCGGTTCAGCGCAAGGTGCTGCTCGATGGCGCGCGATCCGCCTACGAGGCGGCGGCAACGCCGGCGAACAGAGTCGCCTATGCCGTCGCGCTGGTCCAGACCGGACACCGACAAGATGGCATCGCCCTCCTCGATACATGGGTCTCCGATCCGACCTCTTCGAACGTCGACGCCTGGTATCAGAACATCGCGGCTGTGAAGCTCGGTCGGTGGCTGAGTAGGGAGGGCAAGCGCGCCGAAGGCATTCGACGGATGCAACAGGCGATGTCCGCACCGGCAGCGCGCGACCCGAGCGTCGGCAATATTGCACCCAATCTCGTCGTCGAACAGCTGATCGCGCAGGATTATCAGGGGGCAGTCAAGACGCTGGATCAATATACACCGTCGCCCGAGAAGCTCGAGACACCGGCCGCTGCCGGGTTCTTCATCGCCCTCCATGCCTGTGCCGATGAGGGTATCGGGAAACATAGCGTGGCCTTGGCGGAAGCCCAGCGCGTTCGAGCCGTCTATGCCAGCGTCGATGGCGCGGTCACGCTTGCCGTGGCGTGTCTCGCGACGCCAGACGACCAAGCGCGCCTGTGGCACGACCGCGTCAAGGATCCGATGAAGCGTAGTATCGCGCTGCTCGACATCGCTCAGGCCCGTTACAGGACGCAGCATGGTTTGCCCCTGCAAGCCCTGGATGACGCGATGATGCGCCGACTTGCCGTCCGTCCCGACGTGAAGGAGGCGTATGCCCGGTTCGGCCGCGACCTGCCGATCACGTACCTGCCGGCGCTCGACGACTTCAGCGAGATCGAAGCCAAGGCTGCCTCGGCGACGAAAGGCCCCCGCAGAACGAGTAGCCTCCAGTAAGGCGTTCAATACGGCTGCCGAACCGGATCGCCGTGCGTTCGCAAGGGCTGCAAACCCGAACGGAGGGATGAAATCAATCACGCCACCTTCATTTGGGCATCTCGCGCAGTCCCAAATTCTTGATACGCGGCGAACGGCAGGATTCGTAACAGCACTGACATGAACACTGCCCATAGGGGCCTTCGCTAGGCCGAAACGGCAAGCACCCCAGGGAGATTTCATGAGACTAACCGCCATAGGCGCCAGTGTTCTGGCGCTTACCGTCGCTTGCGTGCAGCCCGCGTTCGCGCAGGAAACCACCTCCGCCGTCCGCGGTCGCGTCACCGATGCGGGCGGACAGCCCGTTGCGAACGCGTCGGTCACGATCGTTCACATGCCGTCGGGCACGCAGATCAGCCAATCGACCGACACGACGGGCAATTTCAACGCGTCCGGTCTGCGCGCAGGTGGTCCGTTCCGCGTGACCGTCGATGCACCGTCGTACGACAGCAAGGCCATCGAAGGCGTGCAGACCGCCGCTGGCAGCACCGTCACGCTGAACGTCGTGCTCGATCCGCAAACCGGCAACGATATCGTCGTTACCGCCAAGGCCAAGCGCAACGGTCTCGCCATCGCCGGGCAGACGAGCCTGAACGCCGATGCGATTCAGGGCATCGCGTCGGTCAATCGCGACCTGCGCGATCTGCTGCGCCGCGATCCGCTCACCAGCCTCGATCCGAACCCGCGAGGTCGGGCGATCTCGATCGGCGGCGCCAGCCCGCGCGGCAATCGCTTCACGATCGACGGCGTCGCGATCGGCGACGATTTCGGCCTCAACGCAGGCGGCCTGCCGTCGGCGCGCGGCATCGTCTCGCTCGACGCGATCGACCAGCTCAACGTGAAGGCGGTCCCGATCGACATTGCCGAGGGCGATCTCCAGGGCGGATCGGTCAACATCATCCTGAAATCGGGCAGCAACCGGTTCCATGGCAGCACCTTCGGAATCTTCGGCGACGATTCGCTTCAGGGCACGAAGACCTACGACAATGTCCGCTCGGACGGGACGGTCGTCCCGGCGGCGGCGGGACGGCTGACCCCGGTGCCGAGCTTCCGCGATTACGGCGGCAACCTGTCTGGCCCGATCATCAAGGATAAACTGTTCTTCGCCATATCCTATGAGCAACTCAAGGAAAGCCAGGTCAGCGCGCGCGGCTTGACGGGCGAGGGCGCGAGCACCGAGATCCCGTTCGTCACCCGCGCCACCGTCGACCGCGTCCGCAGCATCCTGAACAGCCGCTACGGCTTCGACCCACTCGACATCGCCAAGACGCTGCCGGAAAAGGACAGGAAGGCGTCGGCAAAGCTCGACTGGAACATCAGCGACCGGCACCGGCTCGCGCTGACGTACATCTATCACAAGAACGAGGTGCCGCGCGATGTCGGCTTCAGCGAGACCGGGTCGAACCCGTCGGTTGGGCTGCAATCCAACTTCTATCTGCTCGGCGAGACGACCAATGCCTATGCCGCCCAGCTGAATTCCAACTGGAGCGACAATTTCTCGACCGAGCTGCGCGTCACGCGCCGCGACTATGAGCGGACGCAGAACCCCTATGGCGGCAGCGATTTCCCCGAGTTCGAGGTCTGCCTCGACACCGTGTCGCGCGGCAGCGGGCTGAACTGCCTTGCCCCGACCGGCGCCAACCCCAATGGCCGCGTCCTGCTCGGCCCCGATCAGTTCCGCCAATCCAACTATCTCAGCATCCGGAACAGCGGCGTGTCGTGGTCGGGCCAATATTCGGGCGGCGGCCACGTCATCAAGCTTCTCGCCGAGGGGCAGCAGGTCAAGATCAACAACCTGTTCGTCGCCGCGACCAAGGGCAAATATTACTTCGATTCGATCGCCGATCTGGAGGCGGGGCGCGCGAACCAGCTGACCTATGCCAATGCATTGTCGGGCGATCCCGCGGACGCGGCCGCACGCTTCAACTACATGTCCTATACGTTCGGTGTGCAGGACAGCTGGTCGGTATCGCCCGATATCACGGTGACCGGC from Sphingomonas sp. HMP9 encodes:
- a CDS encoding alpha/beta hydrolase, which codes for MKRVLLTAVALLVAAPLGAQDPAPEQPPHYTMIKLWPNGAPGSAARRGEAEVARDYWVRNIHDPSLIAFPAAPAHRNGAAVVIMPGGGHKLLVWTNEGTKVATALNRMGVTAFVLKYRLANEPGSKYSVEGDAADDARRALRWVRAHAADYGIDSSRVGAMGFSAGGELVSLIADNPEPARSGAGDAVDKQSARPDFQVLVFPGPRGIPATAVKNAPPAFLVAGSRDPCCAAPTVALYEQLRKSGVSAELHMYADSGHAFNLDESDRISILHWPDRLQDWLADGGWLAPRTTK
- a CDS encoding alpha/beta hydrolase, coding for MTTPALAQTDVMAPIAIPTQPSAIVLGTGKLAGATAPEAWHRQYGSVFARNVTVATLTPFLPDPGKATGTAVIVAPGGGFQTLSMQNEGWDVARALAARGVAAFVLKYRLNPTPQDLATFAQPAPRGTQPPRPSAAAMMAGLAPQIADARAAFALVRTRAGEWHVDPARIGMVGFSAGAMLTMATTVAGQDAKPAFIGNIYGPLAAMTVPADAPPMFVALAADDPFFGNSGFGLIESWRAAKRPVEFHLFEQGGHGFGMYPKTTTSTGWFDEFTRWMAMHGWLKPAQ
- a CDS encoding TonB-dependent receptor, whose amino-acid sequence is MRLTAIGASVLALTVACVQPAFAQETTSAVRGRVTDAGGQPVANASVTIVHMPSGTQISQSTDTTGNFNASGLRAGGPFRVTVDAPSYDSKAIEGVQTAAGSTVTLNVVLDPQTGNDIVVTAKAKRNGLAIAGQTSLNADAIQGIASVNRDLRDLLRRDPLTSLDPNPRGRAISIGGASPRGNRFTIDGVAIGDDFGLNAGGLPSARGIVSLDAIDQLNVKAVPIDIAEGDLQGGSVNIILKSGSNRFHGSTFGIFGDDSLQGTKTYDNVRSDGTVVPAAAGRLTPVPSFRDYGGNLSGPIIKDKLFFAISYEQLKESQVSARGLTGEGASTEIPFVTRATVDRVRSILNSRYGFDPLDIAKTLPEKDRKASAKLDWNISDRHRLALTYIYHKNEVPRDVGFSETGSNPSVGLQSNFYLLGETTNAYAAQLNSNWSDNFSTELRVTRRDYERTQNPYGGSDFPEFEVCLDTVSRGSGLNCLAPTGANPNGRVLLGPDQFRQSNYLSIRNSGVSWSGQYSGGGHVIKLLAEGQQVKINNLFVAATKGKYYFDSIADLEAGRANQLTYANALSGDPADAAARFNYMSYTFGVQDSWSVSPDITVTGGLRYDWVDADRPQLNARFLAAYGFTNAAMPTGGVLQPRLGVTWDAKPNLRLSAGGGLFGGGTPDVWFSNSFSNDGVRQNSLLFQRNGASFVDATQTGAAANIAPSLGSAALDNVTGQSIPSVVDQYLAGAGAPAAASVGALDPDLKLASTWKANVALNWSGSLPFGPGWIADNWEFNLSALASEVNNGFVASDVRTTQIGVLPDGRPRYNPAVGANWDIVLRNTGQGSSRVLGVGLGKRIGGLSLGANYIYSDVKDVGSFTGYTPTELLSVTTADPNRGTLGRSSFETRHNGKVQIGYRADLFGDNEFRIDLFGEFRSGRPYSYTFTDASNGRSQVFGTVGGNGRHLFYVPDFDQAAIINAAGRPQVGMVEFADQATLNALRASVDGSKLRKYYGAIAPRNLGTSPGFSKLDLHVSQEIPFFFGKAKVFTDVENVLNLLNRNWNTYKVFSDSVSIANVSCVAAAGNPCARYLYSNASRQTATTYQSASLWQMRVGLRFDF